GGTTTCTTATTAAATATGCTGCTGAGAATGTCTTGGATTATGGCTGTAATCTATCCAATTGTATGCCTTTTTATTATCAGCAAGGATAGGCTGATCAGCTATATACAGTCTCCGGGAGAATCTTTTGCCGGCCTATTTCATCGTATCGTATCATTAGCGGCTGCCGATGTGCTGATTTTAGCAAGCGGTTTGGCTGGCGCTGTCGT
The Bacillus vallismortis genome window above contains:
- a CDS encoding YuiB family protein, with the translated sequence MISLPVVIISIVLFFVLFFGIGFLLNMLLRMSWIMAVIYPIVCLFIISKDRLISYIQSPGESFAGLFHRIVSLAAADVLILASGLAGAVVSGIAINMLRKRGYQMF